One stretch of Halobacillus litoralis DNA includes these proteins:
- a CDS encoding DUF6933 domain-containing protein: MGKLFVIGATKKLQNEINQPIEEIEEYTDVPEIYKWHANVVTINRRKCLLIMNNATGLNLTLFGLRKQQFEHLDSVIKGSLKQLFQLLGIEKRIADQMLGAADEIVYTKTNNRKVLGMLNEIKFFSEDMAAGTAYEDLDAVEVNKYNNIKLVFSNLDQITPYEEFIRYFEKQ; the protein is encoded by the coding sequence GTGGGCAAATTGTTCGTAATTGGAGCAACAAAAAAGTTACAAAACGAAATCAATCAACCGATTGAAGAGATAGAAGAATATACGGATGTACCAGAAATATACAAGTGGCATGCAAATGTCGTTACAATTAATCGAAGAAAATGTCTTCTTATAATGAATAATGCAACAGGTTTGAACCTGACGTTGTTCGGTTTGAGAAAACAGCAATTTGAACATCTTGACAGTGTCATAAAAGGCTCACTAAAGCAATTGTTTCAACTGTTAGGGATCGAGAAAAGAATTGCCGACCAAATGCTGGGGGCTGCCGATGAAATCGTTTATACGAAAACGAACAATCGGAAAGTTCTTGGTATGCTGAATGAAATTAAATTCTTCTCTGAGGATATGGCAGCAGGAACAGCGTACGAAGATTTAGATGCTGTGGAGGTTAATAAATATAATAATATAAAGCTTGTATTTTCTAATTTGGATCAGATTACTCCTTATGAAGAATTTATTCGTTACTTTGAAAAGCAGTAG
- a CDS encoding MFS transporter encodes MWTANFFIAGSITMVLPFLSLYIEELGNYTDAYVQTWSGWIFGITFVSAFLCSPIWGKIGDKYGRKNILIISATGLAASVFLMGFVSSVWQLFLLRLFMGVFTGFIPMSQALISTQTPKNIAGQVLGSLQTGSITGSLMGPMLGGWIADSIGYATTFQYVSITVALSALIVFFGIHEQRIKKEGDHEKTSYQSREVLAHIFKHPVLLMVMIVSLFVQIAHFSIQPILSLFVGDLHGPENLALFSGIAFSAAGLGNLMMAKQWGKIADRIGYVKILVFLLFMAGIVYLPAAFVTNIWQLVVLRFLLGVSIGGIIPVRTAYIRQEAPVAMQGEVLGYNTSIRFLGNIIGPSMGGMIAGVYGFSMVFFVTSTLLVISGALLFIAMNRSVTSAKHIPGY; translated from the coding sequence ATGTGGACTGCCAATTTCTTTATAGCCGGCAGTATTACAATGGTCCTGCCGTTTTTATCTTTATATATAGAAGAACTCGGAAATTACACAGATGCTTATGTCCAAACCTGGTCTGGATGGATATTCGGTATCACATTCGTGTCTGCTTTTCTATGTTCGCCAATTTGGGGGAAGATTGGCGATAAATATGGAAGAAAGAATATTTTGATCATCTCCGCTACAGGTCTTGCGGCCTCCGTATTTCTTATGGGGTTCGTTTCATCCGTTTGGCAGCTCTTTCTTCTACGTTTGTTCATGGGAGTCTTCACGGGATTTATTCCCATGTCACAAGCTTTGATTTCTACCCAGACGCCTAAAAATATCGCCGGTCAAGTTCTAGGTTCTTTGCAGACGGGGAGTATTACCGGAAGTTTAATGGGGCCAATGCTCGGAGGTTGGATTGCAGATTCGATTGGTTATGCGACCACTTTTCAATATGTATCCATTACAGTTGCCCTATCTGCTCTCATCGTTTTCTTTGGCATTCATGAACAGCGAATAAAAAAAGAAGGAGACCATGAGAAAACAAGTTATCAATCCAGAGAAGTGCTGGCGCACATTTTCAAGCACCCTGTCCTATTAATGGTCATGATTGTTTCTTTATTTGTGCAAATCGCCCACTTCAGTATTCAACCGATTCTTTCATTATTCGTCGGTGATTTACATGGCCCTGAAAACTTAGCTTTGTTCTCAGGAATCGCTTTTTCAGCTGCAGGGCTTGGGAACTTAATGATGGCCAAACAATGGGGAAAAATCGCCGATCGGATCGGATATGTAAAAATCCTCGTCTTCCTTTTGTTCATGGCAGGAATCGTTTACCTCCCTGCAGCTTTCGTAACGAACATTTGGCAGCTGGTTGTCCTTCGCTTTTTGTTAGGTGTATCCATTGGCGGCATTATTCCTGTCCGGACCGCTTACATCCGCCAAGAGGCTCCAGTCGCTATGCAGGGTGAGGTATTAGGTTACAACACAAGCATCCGTTTCCTTGGGAATATCATCGGTCCGTCCATGGGCGGAATGATTGCAGGGGTTTATGGCTTTTCTATGGTATTTTTCGTTACAAGTACCCTGCTTGTTATCTCTGGGGCGCTACTATTCATAGCTATGAATAGAAGTGTGACCTCCGCGAAGCATATTCCCGGATATTAA
- the treR gene encoding trehalose operon repressor, whose amino-acid sequence MKNKYVEIYHKLVKDIQKGEYTAGDTLPSEHDLCARFETSRETIRKALNLLSQNGYIQKVRGKGSVVLDRDKFEFPVSGLTSFKELSERLGQSFQTHVHELTLVKDAEVCRQLNCKEGSHLWKVVRSREIGGERIILDRDFIRHDLVHDLTKEIAQTSLYHYIENELGLDISFAKKEIVVEPVTAEDEEFLDLNGHDQVVVIRSYVYLGDTTAFQFTESRHRPDKFQFVDFARRTKV is encoded by the coding sequence ATGAAAAACAAATATGTCGAGATTTATCATAAACTCGTGAAAGATATTCAGAAGGGAGAGTACACAGCAGGTGATACTCTCCCTTCTGAACACGATTTGTGTGCAAGATTCGAGACATCGAGAGAAACGATTCGTAAAGCTTTGAACCTGCTTTCGCAGAATGGGTACATTCAGAAAGTGCGTGGTAAGGGATCCGTTGTTCTTGACCGTGATAAATTCGAGTTTCCGGTTTCAGGTTTGACAAGCTTCAAAGAGCTCTCGGAGCGATTGGGGCAAAGTTTTCAAACGCATGTGCATGAGCTCACCCTTGTTAAAGATGCGGAAGTATGCCGTCAACTCAATTGCAAGGAAGGTTCTCATCTTTGGAAAGTTGTACGTTCAAGGGAAATTGGCGGTGAACGTATCATTTTAGATAGAGATTTTATAAGACATGACCTTGTACATGACCTTACTAAGGAAATCGCTCAAACGTCGCTTTATCATTATATTGAAAATGAACTGGGTCTTGATATCAGCTTTGCGAAGAAGGAGATCGTGGTCGAGCCTGTGACGGCTGAAGATGAAGAGTTTCTGGACTTGAATGGACATGACCAAGTCGTTGTTATTCGCAGTTATGTCTATTTAGGAGATACAACCGCCTTTCAGTTTACAGAATCCAGACACAGACCAGATAAATTTCAATTCGTCGATTTTGCACGAAGAACAAAGGTGTAA
- the thiD gene encoding bifunctional hydroxymethylpyrimidine kinase/phosphomethylpyrimidine kinase has product MSAVTAIVANNKQTERGIFTQPIDAIEAQIYASFEHVGVDALKTGMLFTDDIIKNVAGLIKASEVTNVVIDPVMIGKMGSQLLKDEAIETLTKELVPLAKVVTPNLHEAARMLQCEVPETPEDMKVVARDLYHLGAEYVLVKGGGLKGYPAVDMLYDGSSITELETKRVETIHTSGAGCTYSAAITAELANGYSVEDAVRRAKSFVTSAIRHALSFDRGIGSTYHAAHRMISD; this is encoded by the coding sequence ATGAGTGCAGTTACTGCCATTGTAGCGAATAATAAACAAACAGAACGAGGGATTTTCACGCAGCCAATCGATGCCATAGAAGCCCAAATCTATGCTTCATTCGAACATGTGGGAGTCGATGCCCTTAAAACGGGCATGCTGTTCACCGACGACATTATAAAAAATGTGGCTGGTCTTATAAAAGCGTCTGAAGTCACGAATGTAGTGATAGATCCTGTGATGATTGGAAAGATGGGATCTCAGTTATTAAAAGATGAGGCGATTGAAACTCTGACAAAAGAACTTGTCCCTCTGGCAAAAGTCGTCACTCCAAATTTACATGAAGCGGCAAGAATGCTTCAATGTGAAGTTCCTGAGACTCCTGAAGATATGAAGGTTGTGGCAAGGGACCTTTATCATCTTGGAGCGGAGTATGTGCTTGTAAAAGGAGGCGGTTTAAAAGGATACCCAGCGGTAGACATGCTCTATGACGGTTCAAGTATTACCGAGCTTGAAACCAAAAGAGTGGAAACCATTCATACGAGCGGGGCAGGGTGTACGTATTCCGCCGCCATCACAGCAGAACTTGCCAATGGATATTCTGTCGAAGATGCGGTCAGACGGGCGAAGTCCTTCGTAACAAGCGCCATTCGCCACGCTTTATCCTTCGACCGCGGCATAGGCTCCACCTACCACGCCGCTCATAGAATGATCAGTGATTAA
- a CDS encoding MFS transporter, with protein MPLTSRPSHEHFRTVFILAATILIVVMNTTMFNIALPNILKDFSLMPSEGAWIVSGYSIVLAIFTITFTRLSDYMPIRTLLTIGICIFSLSSIIGFFAESYVWLLIARLCQAAGAAAIPGLSMVFAGRYIPMTRRGSAYALIASATSLGFGLGPVIGGLITDYLDWNFLFIVTIMVFLVIPVLYKFMPVEKAEKGRFDVIGALLSGITATMFLLYISTLTPLLLAGWAPGCLSPLVESESDESSFYPA; from the coding sequence ATGCCACTGACCTCTCGTCCTTCCCATGAACATTTTCGTACAGTATTCATTTTAGCAGCTACGATTTTAATTGTTGTGATGAACACAACGATGTTCAACATCGCGTTACCGAATATATTAAAAGATTTCTCGCTCATGCCTTCAGAAGGCGCATGGATCGTTTCGGGGTATTCGATTGTGTTAGCGATTTTCACGATTACCTTTACACGCTTGTCTGACTATATGCCGATTCGGACATTATTAACGATAGGGATCTGTATTTTCAGCCTTTCCTCCATCATCGGATTTTTCGCGGAGAGTTATGTCTGGTTGTTGATCGCTCGGTTATGCCAGGCGGCAGGAGCGGCAGCGATCCCAGGTTTATCCATGGTCTTCGCCGGAAGGTACATCCCTATGACTAGACGAGGAAGCGCCTATGCATTGATTGCCTCTGCGACATCCTTGGGTTTTGGCCTTGGTCCTGTCATCGGCGGTTTAATCACAGACTACCTTGATTGGAACTTCTTGTTCATCGTCACCATCATGGTTTTCCTCGTCATCCCGGTCCTTTACAAGTTTATGCCTGTTGAAAAAGCTGAGAAAGGGCGTTTTGATGTCATAGGGGCGTTGCTGTCCGGAATCACCGCCACCATGTTTTTACTATACATTTCGACATTAACCCCCCTACTACTTGCTGGGTGGGCTCCTGGCTGCCTCTCTCCTTTGGTGGAGAGTGAATCGGACGAAAGCTCCTTTTATCCAGCCTGA
- the treP gene encoding PTS system trehalose-specific EIIBC component: protein MNHKKQAEQILEAIGGKENLSAATHCVTRLRLALHDEGIVDQEKLNNIDAVKGSFSTNGQFQIVVGQGTVDKVYKELVALAGVGESSKEEVKEASKGNMNPLQRAIKTLADIFIPILPAIVTAGLLLGINNILTAQGIFWDDQSIIDVYPQWSGIANMIIIIANTAFVFLPGLIGWSAVKKFGGSPILGIVIGLVLVHPDLLNAWSYGDAVAEGSVPTWDLFGLTVEKIGYQGQVLPVLVASYLLTKIELFLRNRIPDNIQLLFVGPISLLVTGFLTFIIIGPITFAIGNWITDGLVATFDTFAWLGGLIYGGLYGVLVITGMHHTFMAVDIQLVGSTGTTFLWPMLALSNIAQGSAAFAIWLVSKDDKLKGLSVSSGISAWLGITEPALFGVNLRFKYPFIIAITSSAIAGLYISAQGVLASSIGVGGVPGIFSIVAEYWLDFAIGMVIVIVLPLVGTYLYAKRKKDV, encoded by the coding sequence ATGAATCACAAAAAACAGGCTGAGCAGATTCTGGAAGCCATCGGCGGAAAGGAAAACTTGTCTGCTGCAACCCACTGTGTCACACGTCTGCGTTTGGCGTTACATGATGAAGGTATAGTCGATCAGGAAAAACTGAACAATATTGATGCTGTGAAAGGATCTTTTTCAACGAACGGTCAGTTTCAAATTGTTGTCGGACAAGGAACTGTCGATAAGGTTTATAAAGAATTGGTAGCTCTTGCTGGTGTCGGTGAATCTTCTAAAGAAGAAGTGAAAGAGGCTTCCAAAGGAAATATGAATCCTCTTCAAAGAGCAATTAAAACACTTGCTGACATTTTCATTCCCATTCTACCAGCGATTGTAACCGCTGGTTTGCTGCTGGGTATCAATAATATCTTGACAGCACAGGGGATCTTCTGGGACGACCAGTCCATTATTGATGTCTATCCACAGTGGTCAGGCATAGCGAACATGATCATAATCATAGCCAATACCGCCTTTGTGTTCTTACCCGGACTCATCGGTTGGTCTGCGGTCAAGAAATTTGGCGGTAGTCCAATCTTAGGTATTGTCATAGGACTCGTGCTTGTCCACCCTGATTTATTGAATGCTTGGTCTTATGGTGATGCCGTGGCTGAAGGATCTGTACCAACCTGGGATTTATTTGGATTAACCGTTGAGAAAATTGGTTACCAGGGACAAGTCCTGCCTGTTCTTGTCGCATCTTATTTATTGACCAAGATCGAACTATTTTTACGTAACCGTATCCCTGATAACATACAATTATTGTTCGTCGGACCGATTTCCTTGTTAGTGACTGGTTTCTTGACGTTCATCATCATTGGACCGATTACATTTGCTATCGGTAACTGGATCACAGACGGTCTTGTTGCTACCTTTGATACTTTCGCATGGTTAGGCGGTCTTATTTACGGCGGTTTATACGGCGTGCTCGTGATTACCGGAATGCACCATACATTCATGGCTGTGGACATTCAGTTGGTGGGAAGCACGGGAACTACATTCTTGTGGCCGATGCTTGCTCTATCCAACATTGCGCAAGGTTCTGCCGCATTTGCCATCTGGCTGGTTTCAAAAGACGATAAACTTAAAGGTTTAAGTGTATCTTCAGGTATTTCTGCATGGCTTGGAATTACAGAACCAGCTTTATTCGGAGTGAATTTGCGCTTTAAGTATCCATTTATTATTGCCATTACTTCCTCTGCTATTGCCGGCCTTTATATTTCTGCACAAGGTGTATTGGCAAGCTCTATCGGAGTCGGTGGTGTGCCAGGGATCTTCTCAATCGTTGCGGAGTACTGGCTGGACTTTGCTATCGGAATGGTCATCGTCATTGTCCTTCCGCTGGTAGGAACGTATCTCTATGCGAAGCGTAAAAAAGACGTATAA
- the trhO gene encoding oxygen-dependent tRNA uridine(34) hydroxylase TrhO — protein sequence MSSKDYRVLLYYKYVDLPDYEEYCQNHLEFCKDLGLKGRIIVSHEGINGTVSGTVEQVEEYMNFVRSDERFANIHFKIDEHEGHAFKKMHCRVKPELVNWSIEEDDIDPKTFGGKHLKPKEFNEMLKDDDTIVIDGRNEYEYRIGHFRNAIQPDVNHSREFPEWIAENADQWKDKKVLTYCTGGIRCEKLTGILKKNGVEDVYQLEGGITTYGKDPEVKGELFDGKMYVFDERISVPINQVEEKVIAECEHCGKAEDRMINCSNPVCNRQYVCCKECEEEQHAACTADCKEHPENRWDVDRKKQIDKYDRING from the coding sequence ATGAGCTCAAAAGATTATCGAGTTCTGCTGTATTATAAGTATGTCGACCTTCCTGACTATGAAGAATATTGCCAAAACCACCTGGAATTCTGTAAAGACCTTGGTTTGAAGGGACGTATCATCGTTTCTCACGAAGGGATTAACGGAACGGTTTCAGGTACCGTTGAACAAGTGGAAGAATATATGAACTTTGTACGTTCTGATGAGCGTTTTGCAAATATCCACTTCAAAATCGATGAGCATGAAGGGCACGCTTTCAAGAAAATGCATTGCCGCGTGAAGCCTGAGCTGGTCAACTGGAGTATTGAAGAAGACGATATCGATCCAAAAACGTTCGGTGGTAAACATTTGAAACCAAAAGAATTCAATGAAATGCTGAAAGATGATGATACCATCGTCATTGACGGCCGTAATGAATATGAATACCGCATCGGTCACTTCCGCAACGCGATTCAACCGGACGTCAACCATTCCCGAGAGTTCCCTGAATGGATTGCCGAAAATGCTGACCAGTGGAAGGATAAGAAAGTCCTTACCTACTGCACAGGCGGAATTCGCTGCGAGAAACTGACAGGGATTCTTAAGAAAAACGGAGTCGAAGATGTCTATCAGCTTGAAGGCGGAATTACCACTTACGGCAAAGACCCAGAAGTCAAAGGTGAGCTCTTCGATGGAAAAATGTATGTATTCGACGAGCGTATCTCTGTTCCAATCAACCAAGTAGAAGAAAAGGTCATCGCAGAGTGCGAACATTGCGGGAAAGCAGAAGATCGTATGATTAACTGCAGTAACCCGGTATGTAACCGTCAATATGTATGCTGTAAAGAATGTGAAGAAGAGCAACATGCCGCATGTACAGCAGATTGTAAAGAACACCCAGAAAACCGCTGGGATGTTGACCGCAAGAAACAAATTGATAAATACGACCGCATCAACGGTTAA
- a CDS encoding MFS transporter: protein MLSAAAAIYVGRLIDAYGNIKILFLSQVLLMISALIFFFLAGKSPYMIMIAYMFTSFGFSSLSSSSTNEVSRILPKEQIGAGIGLKQQMQFIGSATGSVLAGILLEVSSQPYTAENFILPFSSLIVLMAASTLVLWLYSYKIRRMEFVQKTDI, encoded by the coding sequence ATGCTATCAGCCGCAGCCGCGATTTACGTCGGACGCCTGATTGATGCTTACGGAAACATCAAAATTCTATTTTTATCTCAAGTTTTACTGATGATATCAGCCCTAATCTTCTTTTTCCTCGCTGGAAAAAGTCCGTATATGATTATGATCGCTTATATGTTTACGAGTTTCGGGTTCTCTAGTTTATCTTCAAGTTCGACCAATGAAGTTTCTCGAATACTCCCTAAAGAGCAGATCGGTGCCGGAATCGGTCTCAAACAACAGATGCAATTCATCGGAAGTGCGACAGGTTCTGTTCTTGCCGGTATATTATTAGAGGTTAGTTCACAACCTTATACCGCCGAAAACTTCATCCTGCCGTTCAGTTCACTGATCGTATTAATGGCGGCTTCCACCTTGGTTCTGTGGCTTTATTCATACAAGATCAGACGCATGGAATTTGTTCAAAAAACTGACATTTGA
- a CDS encoding MGMT family protein, with protein sequence MKPFTQRIIQIIHSIPKGRVMSYGQIAACAGNPRAARQVARALHSMSEKHELPWHRVVNAKGEIAVKDPSRQRQLLEMEGVVVIHDKISMREYQHDTPLCFEE encoded by the coding sequence ATGAAACCATTCACACAACGCATCATTCAAATCATCCATAGTATTCCAAAAGGTCGTGTCATGTCATACGGACAAATTGCGGCATGCGCTGGAAACCCCCGGGCGGCAAGACAAGTCGCTCGTGCGCTTCACAGTATGAGTGAGAAACATGAGCTCCCGTGGCATCGTGTAGTCAATGCAAAAGGAGAAATTGCTGTGAAGGACCCCTCCAGACAACGTCAACTTTTAGAAATGGAAGGCGTTGTTGTCATTCATGATAAAATATCAATGAGAGAATACCAACACGATACTCCTCTCTGTTTTGAAGAATAG
- the treC gene encoding alpha,alpha-phosphotrehalase has product MIEQPWWKKAVVYQIYPKSFNDTTGNGVGDIQGIIEKLDYLHKLGVDVLWLTPMYKSPQNDNGYDISDYYDIHDEYGTMQDFERLLEETHNRGMKLIMDIVVNHTSTEHQWFQEAKKSKDNPYRDYYIWRDPVNGEEPTNWQSKFGGNAWEYDEQTGQYYLHLFDVTQADLNWENEQMREDIYEMMRFWGEKGVDGFRLDVINLISKNQEFPNDDGSVAPGDGRKYYTDGPRVHEFMQEMNREVFKPYDLMTVGEMSSTSIEHCIKYTAPERDELSMTFNFHHLKVDYPNGEKWTVADFDFHELKQILSKWQREMNKGNGWNALFWCNHDQPRVLSRFGDDETYPEESGKMLATTIHMMQGTPYIYQGEEFGMTNPKFESIERYRDVESLNMYEEFKAKGFSEKEIIEILKQKSRDNSRTPVQWNREENAGFTEGTPWIDVADNYKEINAEVVMNKEDSIFNHYQKLIELRKSHDIITHGDYRLLNSDHNHVFAYLREWNGEQLLVVNNFYGEETSFTLPEDVQVSGEADILLSNYDDSTKDYREISLRPYESVVYHLTDK; this is encoded by the coding sequence ATGATTGAACAACCTTGGTGGAAAAAAGCTGTCGTTTATCAAATTTATCCAAAAAGCTTCAATGACACGACAGGAAACGGTGTCGGTGATATTCAGGGGATTATTGAAAAATTAGATTACTTGCATAAACTCGGGGTCGATGTCCTTTGGCTGACCCCGATGTACAAGTCTCCTCAAAATGATAATGGATATGATATCAGTGACTATTACGACATTCACGATGAATACGGGACAATGCAGGACTTTGAAAGACTGCTTGAAGAAACGCACAACCGTGGGATGAAACTCATCATGGACATCGTCGTTAACCACACGTCTACGGAGCACCAATGGTTCCAAGAGGCTAAAAAGTCAAAAGACAATCCTTATCGTGACTATTATATCTGGCGTGACCCTGTGAATGGGGAAGAGCCGACGAATTGGCAGTCTAAATTCGGGGGCAATGCGTGGGAGTATGATGAACAAACAGGTCAGTATTACTTGCACTTGTTCGATGTCACTCAAGCCGATTTAAACTGGGAAAACGAACAGATGCGTGAAGATATCTATGAAATGATGCGTTTTTGGGGTGAAAAGGGAGTGGATGGCTTCCGTTTGGATGTCATCAACTTGATCTCCAAAAATCAGGAGTTCCCAAATGATGATGGTAGTGTCGCGCCAGGAGATGGTCGTAAATACTATACAGATGGCCCGCGTGTCCATGAATTCATGCAGGAAATGAACCGTGAAGTTTTCAAACCCTATGACCTGATGACAGTTGGAGAGATGTCTTCGACGAGCATTGAGCACTGCATTAAATACACGGCTCCTGAACGCGATGAACTGAGTATGACGTTCAACTTCCACCATCTCAAGGTGGATTATCCGAACGGTGAAAAATGGACGGTCGCTGATTTCGATTTCCATGAGTTGAAGCAGATCCTTTCGAAGTGGCAGCGCGAAATGAACAAAGGAAACGGCTGGAACGCTTTATTCTGGTGTAACCACGACCAGCCTCGTGTATTGTCAAGGTTCGGGGATGATGAGACTTATCCTGAAGAATCTGGAAAAATGCTTGCCACCACCATCCATATGATGCAAGGAACGCCTTACATTTACCAAGGAGAAGAATTTGGGATGACCAACCCTAAATTCGAAAGCATTGAACGTTACCGGGATGTTGAATCGCTGAATATGTATGAAGAGTTCAAAGCAAAAGGATTCAGTGAAAAGGAAATCATTGAGATTTTAAAACAGAAGTCTCGTGATAACTCTCGTACTCCTGTACAATGGAATAGAGAAGAAAATGCCGGCTTTACTGAAGGAACCCCATGGATTGATGTAGCAGATAACTATAAAGAAATCAATGCAGAAGTGGTGATGAACAAAGAAGATTCCATCTTCAATCACTATCAAAAATTGATCGAATTACGTAAGTCTCATGATATCATTACACATGGCGATTATCGTTTGTTGAACTCAGACCACAATCACGTATTTGCTTATCTTCGTGAATGGAATGGAGAACAGTTGCTTGTTGTGAATAACTTCTACGGCGAAGAAACGTCATTCACATTACCAGAAGATGTTCAGGTATCTGGTGAGGCGGACATCCTTCTGAGCAACTATGATGATTCTACAAAAGATTACCGTGAAATCAGCCTTCGCCCATACGAGTCGGTCGTATATCATCTTACCGATAAATAG
- a CDS encoding cysteine hydrolase family protein: protein MKRALIIIDYTNDFVESDGALTCGPPAQALEKYIHDVTETFMNEEDLVVFGIDVHEEGDPYHPETDLFPPHNIRGTKGRELYGSLKKIYEENKQKRNTLYMDKSRYSAFAGTDLDVKLRERGITDIHLVGVCTDICVLHTAIDAYNLSYNIHVHKDGVASFNEAGHTWALSHFESTLGAKIL, encoded by the coding sequence ATGAAACGCGCTTTAATCATCATCGATTATACGAACGACTTTGTAGAAAGTGATGGAGCATTGACCTGCGGACCACCCGCTCAAGCTCTTGAAAAGTACATTCATGATGTAACGGAGACATTTATGAATGAGGAAGACCTTGTCGTGTTCGGGATAGACGTTCACGAAGAAGGTGACCCTTACCATCCGGAGACAGACCTTTTCCCTCCTCATAACATTCGAGGAACAAAAGGACGGGAGTTGTACGGATCACTAAAAAAAATCTATGAAGAAAATAAGCAAAAGCGGAACACCCTTTACATGGATAAAAGCCGTTATAGTGCTTTCGCAGGGACAGACTTGGACGTGAAGCTGAGAGAACGCGGAATCACAGATATCCACCTTGTCGGAGTCTGTACAGATATCTGTGTACTCCATACAGCTATCGATGCTTATAATCTCAGCTACAACATTCATGTACACAAGGATGGCGTTGCAAGCTTTAATGAAGCTGGCCACACCTGGGCTTTATCACATTTCGAGTCCACTCTGGGTGCAAAAATCTTATAA
- a CDS encoding PTS sugar transporter subunit IIA, with product MFKKLFGNKETELKVASPLTGKKVALEEVPDPVFSQKMMGEGIAVEPKDGEVLSPVEGKIVQLFPTKHAVGLETKSGAEILIHIGLETVAMDGEGFEAFVSQGDKVKVGDPLISFDLDLVKEKAKSTVTPIIVTNSDDFDVQVADDVEMSAGSTSLLTVKKK from the coding sequence ATGTTTAAGAAGTTGTTTGGAAATAAAGAGACAGAATTGAAAGTGGCTTCACCATTAACTGGAAAGAAAGTGGCTTTGGAGGAAGTTCCGGACCCCGTATTTTCTCAGAAGATGATGGGGGAAGGAATTGCAGTGGAACCAAAGGACGGCGAGGTGCTTAGCCCTGTAGAAGGTAAGATTGTTCAACTATTCCCAACGAAGCATGCGGTAGGTTTGGAAACGAAAAGTGGTGCAGAAATTCTGATCCACATTGGTCTTGAAACCGTAGCAATGGATGGAGAAGGTTTTGAAGCTTTTGTGTCTCAAGGGGACAAGGTGAAGGTAGGAGATCCATTGATTTCCTTCGATTTGGACCTCGTGAAAGAAAAGGCGAAGAGTACAGTAACACCAATCATTGTCACGAACAGTGATGACTTTGATGTGCAAGTGGCTGACGATGTCGAAATGAGCGCTGGATCAACATCATTATTGACTGTAAAGAAAAAATAA